A window of Helicobacter pylori genomic DNA:
ACCGCAACCTTTGAGCTTTATAAAGGCTCTTTAGTTTTTTTGCCTCAAATGATGAACGCTCTCGCCCCCAAGACCATAATTATTTGGATCAACCTCATCTATAATGACCACGACAGAAGCCTTATTCTTGTTTAACACCTTAACCATCAAATCTGAAACCTCTTCAATCAATTGCTGTTTTTGCTCGTTTGTTGGCCCTCCATTTTCTGGCACAAGCTTGATATTGATAAGCGGCATGTTATTCCTTAAAATTGAGATAGCGTATTATAGCGCTTTTTCATCTTAAACCCTCTTTTAAAAACAATAAAAGCCCTTTTAATCTCTTTCAACTCAAGTTGGATATACTAACAAAATGAATACTTATAAAAATAGTTTGAACCACTTTTTAAATCTAGTGGA
This region includes:
- a CDS encoding 2-hydroxymuconate tautomerase family protein, producing MPLINIKLVPENGGPTNEQKQQLIEEVSDLMVKVLNKNKASVVVIIDEVDPNNYGLGGESVHHLRQKN